A region of the Streptomyces durocortorensis genome:
GCAGGCGTGCCATCAGGGCGTGCTCGACCAGTGTGATGAGCGCGCTCTTGGCGTCGGCGCGGTGCCGGGCGTCCGTCGTCAGGATCGGCGTGTCCGGGCCGATCTGGAGTGCTTCGCGTACCTCGTCGGGAGTGTAGGGCTGGTGTCCGTCGAACCCGTTGAGGGCGATGACGAAGGGCAGGCCGCTGTTCTCGAAGTAGTCGACGGCGGGGAAGCAGTCGGCGAGGCGGCGGGTGTCGACGAGGACGACGGCGCCGATGGCGCCGCGGACCAGGTCGTCCCACATGAACCAGAAACGGTCCTGACCGGGCGTACCGAACAGGTACAGGATCAGGTCCTGGTCCAGGGTGATACGCCCGAAGTCCATGGCCACCGTCGTGGTGGTCTTGTCCCCGGTGTGGGTCAGATCGTCGATGCCCGCCGAGGCGGACGTCATCACGGCTTCGGTGCGCAGCGGGTTGATCTCCGAGACGGCACCGACAAACGTGGTCTTACCCACGCCGAAGCCCCCTGCCACCACGATCTTCGCCGAGGTAGTGGAGCGGGCCGCTCCGCCGCTAGAGCTTGCGAAGTCCACTGAGCACCCTTTCGAGCAGTGTCACATCTGGCTGGCCGCCGGCGGCCTCGTCGCCGCCGGGCTGATGGATAGCGACGAGTCCGGCCTCGGCCAGGTCGGCGACGAGGATCCGGGCAACGCCGAGGGGGATCGAGAGAAGGGCCGAGATCTCGGCGACCGACTTGATCTCGATGCAGAGCCGGCAGATCCGCTGGTGCTCGGGCAACTGCCCTTGCAGCCGGGTCGGATCGGCCGTCGTGCTGACCAGCGCCTCGATGGCGAGCTGGTAACGCGGTCGGGTCCGGCCGCCGGTCATGGCGTACGGGCGGACGAGCGGGTTGTGCGCGGCGGGCTTGGCGGCCTTGGGGGCCTGCCGCTGAACGCGGGGCTGCTGCTGGGGTGCGTCATATCGCTGGGGCTGCTGCGGCTGCTGAGGCCAGCCCGACCCCGGCTGCTGCTGCGGCCACTCGGACCCCTGCGCGCCGTGAGCGCCCTGCGGCTGCTGATATGGCTGATACTGCCCGGGGCCCTGCCCGCCGGGCGCGCCGGGGAAGCCGAAACGGTTGTCACCGTGCTCACCCGGAACCCGCTGCTCACCGTCGTATGGGTGTCCGCCTGTGGGTGCTGCCACGTTTCCTCCTCCGACTGCCGGTCGCCGATCCCAGTGGGGCCGCGCCACCGCACCTTATGGCGCGGTGGCGAGAAACGCACTGCCTGTCTACTAGTTAAGAAGACTTCCCTGGAGCTCGGCACGGAGGTCCGGGGTCAGGACACTGCCCGCGCGGTCGACCAGAAGTGCCATTTCGTACCCAACCAGACCGATATCGGCGTCCGGGTGGGCGAGAACGGCCAGCGAAGATCCGTCGGAGATGGACATGATGAAGAGGAATCCTCGCTCCATCTCCACAACTGTCTGGTTCACGGCGCCGCCCTCGAAGATCCGCGAGGCACCCGCGGTCAGCGACGTCAGACCGGAGGCGACGGCCGCCAGCTGGTCGGCGCGGTCACGCGGGAATCCTTCGGACATCGCCAGCAGGAGTCCGTCGGCGGAGACCACCACCGTGTGGGACACCCCGGGGGTGTTGTCCACGAAGTTGGTGATCAACCAGTTGAGATTCTGCGCCGCCTGGCTCATCGGGCTCACACTAACGCTCCTGGTTGTAGGTATTACTGGTGTCCGACCCCGCGCTGCGTCCCTGCTGGATTCCCCGCCGCAGGTTGCTCAACCTGCCGCGGACGTCCTCGGGTGCGCGGGAGACCTGTGGGCCGCCCTGCTGGGTCTGCTCCGCCGTGCCCTCGACCAGGTTGGCCTTGGGTACGCGCCGGGGGAGACCGGAGGGGGTTATTCCGCCCGCCTTCGGCTCACGGAGCTTCTCGGCTCGCTCCCAGCGCTCGTCGTTCGCCGAGCGCCAGTCGTCGGTGCCGTTCCCGTCCGTCTGCGGTGCCTGCCGCTGTTCCTGCTGCGGAGTCGGAGCGGGCTGGTCGTTGCCACGGCCACCGGGGCCGGGCTGCCAGTGCTGCTGACCGCCGCGGCGCGGCAGACCGGCTTCGGTCAGCTCGGGGCCGACGTTCGGGGTGGATCCCGGACGGTCGAAGCCTACGCGCTCCGAAGGCTCCGCGGGAGCGCTCGGAACAGATTCCGATTCGGCCGGAGCGGTCGGCTCAAAGGTGTTCTGGAAACCGCTCTGAACAGGCCAATCGTCCTGGTGGGACTGGTCTGCCGAAGCGGTGTACGGGTCGGAGTACTGACCCTGGGGGGCGTCCTGCGTGGCATATGCCGATTCCGGATAGCCGTCGTAGCCGTCCTGCTGTCGCGGCTGAGGATGCGGGTGCCCCTGCTGCTGCGGGTAGCCGTCCTCGCCGTCGTGCTGCTGCTCGTAGGGCGCCGGGTAGGCCTCCTGCTGCGGCTGCTGCCCGTACTGGTTCTGCCCGTACTGGTCCTGGCCGTACTGCTCGTCGGCGTAACCCTGCTGACCGCCGTACTGGTCCTGCCCGGCGTACGCCTCCGGCGCGTAACCCTGCTGTTCCTGGGTGTTGTCCCCGAACGCGTCGTTGCCGCCGGCCTGGGCCTCCAGCGCCGCCCTGCGCTCCTCGCGCATCAGCGAGCGCCCGACCGGGTCCAGCTGCGCCGGATCCGCCGGAACCTCGTAGCGCGAGTCGTCGAAGCCCAGCTCCGCGGCGGTACGCATCGGAGCCTGCTGCTGCTGGGACGGCTCGAAGGCGTGCTGCTGCTCGGGGATGATCGAGGAGACGGTGAAGTCGTCCTGGCCGTCGAGGGGTTCGCCACCGCCACCGTGGGTGATGGCGTCCGGCAGCATGACCAGCGAGGTGGTTCCGGCCTGCTCGCCCGAGGGGCGCAGCTGGACCCGGATCCCGTGCCGGTCGGCCAGTCGGCCGACCACGAACAGGCCCATGCGCTGCGACACCGCGGCGTCGACGGTCGGCGGGTTGGCCAGCTTGTGGTTGATGTCGGCGAAGTCCTCGGCGGTGAGGCCGATGCCCTTGTCGTGGATCTCGACCATGACGCGGCCGTCGGGCAGCCGGGTCGCGGTGACCCTGACCTTGGTCTGCGGGGAGGAGAACGTCGTGGCGTTCTCCAGCAGCTCGGCCAGCAGGTGCACGAGGTCGGTGACGGCCTGGCCGTGGATCTCGGCCTCCGGTACCCCGGACAGCTCGATGCGCTCGTAGGACTCCACCTCGGAGGAGGCGGCGCGCAGCACGTCCACCAGCGGAACCGGCTGGTCCCAGCGGCGGCCGGGCTCCTCGCCCGCGAGGATGAGGAGGTTCTCGCCGTTGCGGCGCATACGGGTGGCCAGGTGGTCCAGCTTGAAGAGGCTCTCCAGCTGGTCCGGGTCCGCCTCGTTGTTCTCCAGGTCGGTGATCAGGGTCAGCTGGCCCTCGATCAGGGACTGGCTGCGGCGCGAGAGGTTGGTGAAGATCGCGTTGACGTTCCCCCGCAGCATGGCCTGCTCGGCGGCGAGCCGGACGGCCTCGCGGTGGACCTGGTCGAAGGCGCGGGCGACCTCGCCGATCTCGTCCTGCGTGGTGATCGGGATCGGCTGCACCCGGGTGTCGACCCGGCCCGGGTCGGTGCGCGAGAGCTGGTCGACCAGGGAGGGCAGCCGCTGCTCGGCGATGCCGAAGGCGGCGGTTCGCAGCTGGCGCATCGAGCGGCTCATCTGGCGGGCCATGAGCCCGGCCAGGATGAAGGCGGCCAGCAGCGCGATGACGACGATGAGGCCGTTGACGATGGCGTCGGTCTTGGCGTCGGAGGAGATGTTCGCCGCCTCCCTCACCGCCTTGCCCACGAGCTCGTCCTCGACGGTGGCGTACCCCTCGAACTTGGCGGTGGCGGCGGCCATCCAGGTCTCGGGCGTGATGCCCTTCGCGGCCAGCTCCTCGGGGTCCTGACCCTTGCCGATCTCCTGGGCCATGCCGTCGAAGACCGAGCCGTCGATGCTGGGCGGGGCCACGAACGGCTCGCCCGCGGCCTCGGCCTGATCCTTGGCGGCCTTGATCTGGCGGGCGCCCTCGGCGGCCTTGCCGGACATGACCTGCTTCAGCCGGTCCACGTCGGCCTGGGTGCCGCCGGAGTTGAACTCGCCGAGCGCGATCTGCTCCAGGTAGTTGTACGAGCCGAAGGCCTTGACCTGCTCGTTGTAGGTGCCGGGCTTCTTGCTCGGGCGCACCAGCAGGTGCGTGCCGATCGAGCGCTGAAGCGATTCTGCGGCCTTGGCCAGCTCGATCGCGTAGACGGTACGGCCGTAGCTGGTGACGTTGCCGGTGCCGAGGCCGAGCTCGTTGGCGAACTGCATCAGCGAGTGCTGGACCTGTGTGTAGCCCTCTTCGGTCTTCACGGGGTCCAGGGCCTGCGAGTAGGCGACCTTGCGCAGCTCGGGGAGCTTGGGCTCCTCGGCCTTGAAGAGCTGAAGGCGGCGCTCCAGGCCCGCCTTCGCGGGCATCTGCTCCACCGCCGCGTCGAACTTCTTCGCGGCCTCGTCCGTGGTAGCGCGGGCCTCCTCGACCACTTCGGCGTCCCGGTCGCCCGAGAGCAGCGGCTGGGCGGTGAGGTCACGCTCGTTGAGCAGGGCCTGTCCGTAGCCGGACGCGGCGCGCACGACGACCGCGATCTTCTCGGCCTCCTGCGCCTCGCTCCAGGTGTCGATGGACCCCTTCACCTCGAAGCCGCCCATGACCAGGCCGACCAGCACCGGGATCAGGAGGATGGCGTTCAGCCGGGTGGCCACCCGCCAGTTGCGCGGGGCCATCGGGCTGGTACTGCCACCGGCCGGTTCCGTCGCGGGCACATCGGCAGGTGACGCCCCAGCGCGCGACGGCGGGGTGAAGTTGCCCCGCTCGGGCTGCGCCGCGGAGCCCTCGTTGCTTCGCCTCACTCGACCAACAACCTCTCGGCGTCGGCACCTACGTTGTGCCGGATGATTCGTTCAGGGCCGTACTACTCGGGAGTTCGTCGAATTGCAGCACGGGTACGGGCCCCGTTCCAAACACTCGGAATCGTCGATTCCGAGTGGCCCAGGCCTCAGATAAAACGGGCATAAAGAGCGAGCCCCGTCAAAAGGCGGGGCTCATGTGAGCGCAGTGGCACCGAATGGATGCATCGGGTGGCGGTGCGCAATCAATTCTCTGTCGAAACGTTATGAACGCGGGGGCGGATCGTGTCAAACGACACAGGCCGCCCCCGCGTGACTACGGCAACTTCCGTATGCCGATAACGACTTACGCCTGGTTGACCTGCTACTTCAGGCGTGCCATCAGGGCATGCTCGACCAGCGTGATCAGGCCACTCTTGGCGTCCGCGCGGTGCCGGGCGTCCGTCGTGATGATGGGCGCGTCGGGGCCGATCTGGAGTGCTTCGCGTACTTCGTCGGGGGTGTAGGGCTGGTGTCCGTCGAAGCCGTTGAGGGCGATGACGAAGGGCAGGCCGCTGTTCTCGAAGTAGTCGACGGCGGGGAAGCAGTCGGCGAGGCGGCGGGTGTCGACGAGGACGACGGCGCCGATGGCGCCGCGGACCAGGTCGTCCCACATGAACCAGAAACGGTCCTGACCGGGCGTGCCGAACAGGTACAGGATCAGGTCCTGGTCGAGCGTGATGCGGCCGAAGTCCATGGCGACGGTGGTCGTCGTCTTGTCCCCGGTGTGGGTCAGATCGTCGATGCCCGCCGAGGCGGACGTCATGACGGCTTCGGTGCGCAGCGGGTTGATCTCCGAGACGGCACCGACGAACGTGGTCTTGCCCACGCCGAAGCCGCCCGCCACCACGATCTTCGCCGAGGTGGTGGCGCGGCCCGTACCGCCGCTAGAGCTTGCGAAGTCCACTGAGCACCCTTTCGAGCAGTGTCACATCCGGCGCGCCGCCGGTCTCTCCGTTGCCCGGCTGGTGAATGGCCACCATGCCGGCTTCCGCCAGGTCCGCCACCAGGATCCGGGCGACGCCGAGTGGCATCGACAGCAGCGCCGATACCTCCGCCACCGACTTGACCTCACGGCAGAGGTGGCAGATCCGCTGGTGCTCGGGGAGCAGGGTCCCCAGGTGCGCCGGGTCTGCCGTCGTGCTGACCAGCGCCTCTATCGCGAGCTGGTAGCGCGGCCGGGTGCGGCCGCCGGTCATGGCATAAGGGCGAACCAGCGGCTGGTCGCCTTCCCCGTCGTACGACGCGTGGTGCAGTGCGCCGTACGGATCGGGTGAGGCGGGTGGCGGGGTCATGAATCCTCCGGGCGTGACAGCAGGTTCTCGGCTTGCCGTCTGCAAGGGGCCGGTGGGGGGACTGAAGCGGCCCGTCGGGTGAGGGTTGTGGGCATTACCTGGGGGGATCGTGTCGTGAATCCGCTGGAAGGCTGCCTAGTGGAGCAGACTGCCTTGGAGCTCGGCGCGGAGGTCGGGCGTGAGGACGGTGCCCGCACGGTCGACAAGGAGGGCCATTTCGTACCCGACCAGACCGATGTCGGCGTCCGGGTGGGCGAGAACGGCCAGTGAGGAACCGTCGGAGATGGACATGAGGAAGAGGAATCCCCGCTCCATCTCCACAACTGTCTGACTCACGGCGCCGCCCTCGAAGATCCGGGACGCGCCGGCGGTCAGCGACGTCAGCCCGGACGCCACGGCGGCGAGCTGGTCGGCGCGATCGCGCGGGAATCCTTCGGACATCGCCAGCAGCAGGCCATCGGCGGAGACCACCACCGTGTGGGACACCCCTGGGGTGTTGTCCACGAAGTTGGTGATCAGCCAGTTCAGATTCTGTGCGGCCTGACTCATCGGGCTCAACTAACGCTCCTGCTGGTGAGTGGGGCCGAGATGGATACTGCCGGTCGACGGGCCGTTGTTGGCCTGCCGACCCTGCTGGATGCCCCGGCGGAGATTGGTGAGACGACCGCGTACGTCATCGGGCGCACGCGAGACCTGTGGTCCGGACTGGTGATTCTGCTGCTGAGCCGTCCCCGGAACCAAATTGGCGCGGGGAACCCGGCGGGGCAGCCCGGATGTGGTGACCCCGCCGGCGGCGGGCTTCTTGACCCGCTCGGCCTGTCGTACGAGTTCGTCGTTGGGCGAAGCGCGCCAGGAGCTGGTGACCGGGGCGTCGTCCGCACCGCGCTGAGGAAGCGGCGGAACGGGTGCGCCGGTGGGCTCCGGAGCCGCGGGTGCCTGCGGCTCGGCGGACTGCTGGCCGCCCTGTCCCGGACCGTGGAACCAGTTGGTCTCCAGGGTGTCGTACAGCGGCGTACGGCCGTCCCCGGGACCGGCGGGCGGCAGGGCCTCCGGCTGCTGGGGCTGGACCGGCAGCGCGGGACGGCGCGGCGTCTCGCCCGCCGGACGCGGCGCACCGAAGTCGTTGCCGTCCAGGCCGCGCTGACGCGGCGCGGGCGGCTGCTGACCCTGGTCGTACGCGCCCGGGTTCTGCTGGTCCTGGTTCTGCTGGAGCGGGACGCCGAAGTCGGGCCGCGCGAACTGCGCGGTGCTCGCCGGGTCCTGGCCCTGCGGGCTCTGCTGCGGGTACGGACGACCCTGCGGCGCCGAGAAGTCGGGCCGGGCGAACTCGGAGGTCGCGCCGGGACCCTGGTGGTCGTCCAGCGGCTGCCGCTGGTTCCGCTGGTCGCCCTGGGCGCCGAACCCCTGGTCCTGACCGGGTTCCGCCGGCCGGGCGAACTGCCCCGTCGCGTCGTGCTCGTCGTGACCGCGCGGCGCGTCGGCGCCCCAGCTGGTGGTCGCCGGGCGCTGCGGCTGCGGGTTGCCCCCGGGCAGCTCGGCACGCGGACCGCCGGGCGGCGGCAGCTGACGGCCGGGGCCGCCGGGCTGCTGGAATCCGCCCGGCTCCTGGCGGGGCTGCTGGGCCTGCTGGTTCTGGGGCGCGCCCGGGCCCTGCTGGTTCTGCTGGGCCTGCTGGTTCTGCGGCGCGAACTGGTTCGTACGGCCGTTCTGGCCGGGGGCGGCCGGAGCGCCGTGACCGAACAGGTTCGGCTGGCCCGCGTCGTTACGGCCCTGGGCGTCACCCTGGCCACCCTGAGGACCGCTGTGGGCACCGCCCTGGCCGCCTCGGGCGCCGAGCCGGGCGCTGTTGCCGAAGGCGCCGGAGAGGCCGCCGCCCTGGCGCTGCGGTTCCTGGCCCTGGGCCGGGAAGTCCTGGCCGCGGCCGCCGTTGTTCGGCTGTCCACCGTTCTGCGGGCCCTGCGCCCGGCCCGGTCCGCTGTCGCGGGCGGGCAGGGCCGCCCGCGGACCCGAGCCCGCGCCGACCTGGCCGCGCTGCGCGCCCGGCCCGGAGCCGAGGCCCTTGGACCCCGGTCCGCCGGGGCCGCCGCCGAGGCCCGGACGCTGGCCGTTGCCCGCGCCGTTGCCCGCGAGCAGGCCGCCGGGGGCGCCGCCGGGCTGCTGGCCGGAGCCCTGCTTGGACGGCGGCTGCTTGCCGCCGTGCGCGACGTCGACGGGCAGCATGACGAGTGCCGTCGTACCGCCGGAGTCGGAGGGGCGCAGCTGGATCCGGATGCCGTGACGCAGCGACAGCCGGCCGACCACGAACAGACCCATGCGGCGGGAGACCGAGACGTCCACGGTCGGCGGCTGCGCGAGCCGCTCGTTGATCGCGGCGAGGTCCTCGGGGGAGAGGCCGATGCCGGTGTCGTGGATCTCGACGAGCACGCGGCCGTCGGGCAGCGCGTGACCGGTGACCCGGACCTTCGTCTGCGGCGAGGAGAACGACGTGGCGTTCTCCAGCAGCTCGGCGAGCAGGTGCACGAGGTCGTTGACGACGCGTCCGGCGACCTCGGTGGCGGGCACCGCGGACAGCTCGATGCGCTCGTACTGCTCCACCTCGGAGGCGGCGGCGCGGAGCACGTCGACCAGCGGGACGGGGCGGGTCCACCGGCGGCCCGGCTCCTCGCCCGCGAGGACGAGGAGGTTCTCGCCGTTACGGCGCATACGGGTCGCGAGGTGGTCGAGCTTGAAGAGGGAGGAGAGCTGGTCCGGGTCGGCCTCGCGGGACTCCAGTTCGGAGATGAGTGAGAGCTGACGCTGGATGAGGCCCTGGGAGCGGCGCGAGAGGTTGGTGAACATCGCGTTGACGTTGCCCCGCAGAAGGGCCTGCTCGGCGGCGAGGCGGACGGCCTCGCGGTGCACGTCGTCGAAGGCCGCGGCCACCTGGCCGATCTCGTCCCGGGAGTGCACGCCGACGGACTCGACGGAGGTGTCGACGTCCTGCGGGTCGGTCTCGGAGAGCTGCTTGACGAGCTCGGGCAGCCGGTCCTGGGCGACCCGGGTGGCGGTGTCCTGGAGGCGGCGCAGCGAACGGATCATGGAGCGGGCCACCACGAAGGCGCCGACGAGCGAGACACCGAGCACGATGAGGATGACCGCACCGTTGATGATCGCGTCGCGCTGGGAGGCCTGCCGCAGCTCACGGGCCTTGGCCTCCATGTCGCTGAGGAGGGTGGCCTCGATGGTCTCCATGGCCTTGATCTTGATGGTGCTCTGGTCGTACCAGTCCAGGTACGACCGGACCAGCTTGCCCTCGATGTCGTTCGTGGTGTTGAGGACGCGCTTGGCGTACATGTTCCCGGCGTTGATCTCCGGGTTCCCGTTGTCCAGGGACGTCATGAGCTCTTCGGCGCTCTCGCCGGTCGTCCCGTAGATCGTCTTGAACGAGCGGATCGCCCGGTCTTCCTTGTCGAGCGCGTTCTTTCCGAACTGCCGGTCGTTCGGGTTCATGTGCGGGTCTTTGACCTGGCCGCCCGGGAGCGCCGCGGCGATGATCGCGCGCTGCACCGAGGCGTATTCCTTGGCGGAGGAGAACGCCGCCAGGGCCCGGGTCCGCTTGATCATCTCCGGGTTGCTGGTCGCCTGGGCCATGTCCTGCGAGAGACTCAGCAGCGAGGTGATCAGCTGGCTGTACTGGTCGATGGTGTTGAGGCTCGGCGTGTCCTCTTCGTACGCCGTCTTGCGGATCGTACGGATGTGGCCGAGCTGGGAGGCGATCGCCGAGATGCTCGCGTGGATGCTCTCCAGCGCCTCGTCGCCCTCGGAGTCACCGATCGAGTCGGTCTCGTTCAGGAAGGCGTCGGTGGCCCGGTCGGTCTTGTCCCGGGGGCCGGTGACCTTGTAGTCGGTCGGCTTGGACTTGTTGGACAGCGGACCGGCCGACTGGTCGCGCTCGACCTGGAGCGCCTGGGCGAGCGTGGTCGCCTGCTTGGTCATCTTCGTCAGCAGCTGCATGTGCTCCAGCTGCTGCATGTCGTTCATCGACTCCTGGATCCGCAGACCGCCGAGGCTGGTCGCGGCGACGACCGGGAGGGCGAGGAGCGAGACCAGTCGCGTACTGATGCGCCAGTTACGGAGCGCTATTCGCGAGCCCGTGTCGACCGGGCCGCGGGAGGAGGCGGACGTGTTCGGCTCCGCACCGCCGCCCGTCGTGGAGCCCGGGCGCTGCGCACGGTCGCTGTTGTCGCCGGCACCGGCCGGCCCGGGGTTCTGGGCGTGCTGGGGCGAGGAACCGCGGTCGGTCCCGCCGCGCGGCTCCTGTTCCGCCGGAGCGCTGCCATCCCTCTTGAAACGTCCCTGCACTAGCGTCGCAACCTCTGGACCAGGCGTTCCACCCGCGTAAACGGACAGAACGGTGTCGGCGTCGTGGGGCGCTGGACGCGCCCCCTTGATGGTCGTTGAGTGACCGGCGAACTCCCCCTCCCGCCGCCACTCGGCGCTGCGTTGCGCCCTGCGCGCCGGCACTTGAAACCCGCGGCGGTGCGTGGAATTCCAGCACAGTGCCGGATCTCCAACAAGGCCCATGTACCGGGCTGTGACCTGGGTGACACGTTGTGATGAGTGAGTAACAAGGAGTGGAGAGGGATCGTGAGTAAAGCGGACTATTGGGGACGAGTCCCTTAGGGGTGGGGGGTGTCCCAGTCGCGATGATCAGGAGCGGAATAGTGGATTCAGTGATGCAATGTCCGTTTCCTGTGCCGTGGTCAGCTGTCCGGAATGGGCTAATTGTCGATTAGTTCGTGAGCAAACTCACATGATGATCGTCGCCTCATCCCGGCTTCGGCGGGGAACCGGATGTTTAGCCTGACGCTTTACTGGGATGGCGAATCCGACAAGCCGGCGCCGCCGATGCGGCGCCCGTACCGAACAGGGTCCTGACGGCAGATGAAGACGACGACGATGTTCCGCAACATTGCCAACCCCCGGCGTACCACGCTGGCGCACCTCAAGGACGCCCAAGCGCTGCAGACGCCCCTCCAGCCGGAGCACGCCGCCGACCTGCCCGCCGTGACGGCCAACCCGCGCCGCACCATCCTCATGGACGCCCCGGTCACGGTCGCCCGGTAGCGGCCCCGCGATGGGCGAGGCTGTGCCCCTCATCGGCGCCAGCGCCTCGCCCGGCCCGGATCGCCCCGTCACGCCGCCCCGCAGGCACGCTCGCGGCGTTGGCCAAACGCCCTGGTAGCCCCGCTACAAGGGCCTTCGGCCGCCTTGCGATCGCACGCACTGGACGACACTCCTTTCGGGGCGATCCGCGCCGGGCGAGGCGCTAGCCTGGAGCGTCAGTCTTCAGTCAGCCAGCAAGTGAGGGGCGACAGCATCCCGTGCGCATCGCCAGGTTCTCCATCGACGGCAATGTCGCCTTCGGCGCCGTCGAGGGACAGGGCACCGTGGAATCCGGTGACCTCGTCCTCGACATCATCAAGGGCATTCCGTACGCCGACTTCGAGCTCTCGGGCACCAAGGTCCCGCTGAACAAGGTCCGTCTGCTGCCCCCCGTGCTCCCCAACAAGGTCGTGGCCGTCGGCCGCAACTACGCGGAGCACGCCGCCGAGCTCGGCCACGAGGTTCCCGAGGCGCCGATCACCTTCTTCAAGCCCACCACCTCGGTGATCGGCTCCGGCGACGCGATCGAGTACCCCTCCTTCTCCAGCGAGCTGCACCACGAGGCCGAGCTGGCCGTGGTCATCGGGCGTATGTGCCGCGAGGTCCCCCGCGAG
Encoded here:
- a CDS encoding GTP-binding protein; this translates as MDFASSSGGAARSTTSAKIVVAGGFGVGKTTFVGAVSEINPLRTEAVMTSASAGIDDLTHTGDKTTTTVAMDFGRITLDQDLILYLFGTPGQDRFWFMWDDLVRGAIGAVVLVDTRRLADCFPAVDYFENSGLPFVIALNGFDGHQPYTPDEVREALQIGPDTPILTTDARHRADAKSALITLVEHALMARLR
- a CDS encoding DUF742 domain-containing protein, encoding MAAPTGGHPYDGEQRVPGEHGDNRFGFPGAPGGQGPGQYQPYQQPQGAHGAQGSEWPQQQPGSGWPQQPQQPQRYDAPQQQPRVQRQAPKAAKPAAHNPLVRPYAMTGGRTRPRYQLAIEALVSTTADPTRLQGQLPEHQRICRLCIEIKSVAEISALLSIPLGVARILVADLAEAGLVAIHQPGGDEAAGGQPDVTLLERVLSGLRKL
- a CDS encoding roadblock/LC7 domain-containing protein, which produces MSQAAQNLNWLITNFVDNTPGVSHTVVVSADGLLLAMSEGFPRDRADQLAAVASGLTSLTAGASRIFEGGAVNQTVVEMERGFLFIMSISDGSSLAVLAHPDADIGLVGYEMALLVDRAGSVLTPDLRAELQGSLLN
- a CDS encoding sensor histidine kinase; protein product: MRRSNEGSAAQPERGNFTPPSRAGASPADVPATEPAGGSTSPMAPRNWRVATRLNAILLIPVLVGLVMGGFEVKGSIDTWSEAQEAEKIAVVVRAASGYGQALLNERDLTAQPLLSGDRDAEVVEEARATTDEAAKKFDAAVEQMPAKAGLERRLQLFKAEEPKLPELRKVAYSQALDPVKTEEGYTQVQHSLMQFANELGLGTGNVTSYGRTVYAIELAKAAESLQRSIGTHLLVRPSKKPGTYNEQVKAFGSYNYLEQIALGEFNSGGTQADVDRLKQVMSGKAAEGARQIKAAKDQAEAAGEPFVAPPSIDGSVFDGMAQEIGKGQDPEELAAKGITPETWMAAATAKFEGYATVEDELVGKAVREAANISSDAKTDAIVNGLIVVIALLAAFILAGLMARQMSRSMRQLRTAAFGIAEQRLPSLVDQLSRTDPGRVDTRVQPIPITTQDEIGEVARAFDQVHREAVRLAAEQAMLRGNVNAIFTNLSRRSQSLIEGQLTLITDLENNEADPDQLESLFKLDHLATRMRRNGENLLILAGEEPGRRWDQPVPLVDVLRAASSEVESYERIELSGVPEAEIHGQAVTDLVHLLAELLENATTFSSPQTKVRVTATRLPDGRVMVEIHDKGIGLTAEDFADINHKLANPPTVDAAVSQRMGLFVVGRLADRHGIRVQLRPSGEQAGTTSLVMLPDAITHGGGGEPLDGQDDFTVSSIIPEQQHAFEPSQQQQAPMRTAAELGFDDSRYEVPADPAQLDPVGRSLMREERRAALEAQAGGNDAFGDNTQEQQGYAPEAYAGQDQYGGQQGYADEQYGQDQYGQNQYGQQPQQEAYPAPYEQQHDGEDGYPQQQGHPHPQPRQQDGYDGYPESAYATQDAPQGQYSDPYTASADQSHQDDWPVQSGFQNTFEPTAPAESESVPSAPAEPSERVGFDRPGSTPNVGPELTEAGLPRRGGQQHWQPGPGGRGNDQPAPTPQQEQRQAPQTDGNGTDDWRSANDERWERAEKLREPKAGGITPSGLPRRVPKANLVEGTAEQTQQGGPQVSRAPEDVRGRLSNLRRGIQQGRSAGSDTSNTYNQER
- a CDS encoding GTP-binding protein; this encodes MDFASSSGGTGRATTSAKIVVAGGFGVGKTTFVGAVSEINPLRTEAVMTSASAGIDDLTHTGDKTTTTVAMDFGRITLDQDLILYLFGTPGQDRFWFMWDDLVRGAIGAVVLVDTRRLADCFPAVDYFENSGLPFVIALNGFDGHQPYTPDEVREALQIGPDAPIITTDARHRADAKSGLITLVEHALMARLK
- a CDS encoding DUF742 domain-containing protein, translating into MTPPPASPDPYGALHHASYDGEGDQPLVRPYAMTGGRTRPRYQLAIEALVSTTADPAHLGTLLPEHQRICHLCREVKSVAEVSALLSMPLGVARILVADLAEAGMVAIHQPGNGETGGAPDVTLLERVLSGLRKL
- a CDS encoding roadblock/LC7 domain-containing protein; this translates as MSQAAQNLNWLITNFVDNTPGVSHTVVVSADGLLLAMSEGFPRDRADQLAAVASGLTSLTAGASRIFEGGAVSQTVVEMERGFLFLMSISDGSSLAVLAHPDADIGLVGYEMALLVDRAGTVLTPDLRAELQGSLLH
- a CDS encoding sensor histidine kinase, with the protein product MQGRFKRDGSAPAEQEPRGGTDRGSSPQHAQNPGPAGAGDNSDRAQRPGSTTGGGAEPNTSASSRGPVDTGSRIALRNWRISTRLVSLLALPVVAATSLGGLRIQESMNDMQQLEHMQLLTKMTKQATTLAQALQVERDQSAGPLSNKSKPTDYKVTGPRDKTDRATDAFLNETDSIGDSEGDEALESIHASISAIASQLGHIRTIRKTAYEEDTPSLNTIDQYSQLITSLLSLSQDMAQATSNPEMIKRTRALAAFSSAKEYASVQRAIIAAALPGGQVKDPHMNPNDRQFGKNALDKEDRAIRSFKTIYGTTGESAEELMTSLDNGNPEINAGNMYAKRVLNTTNDIEGKLVRSYLDWYDQSTIKIKAMETIEATLLSDMEAKARELRQASQRDAIINGAVILIVLGVSLVGAFVVARSMIRSLRRLQDTATRVAQDRLPELVKQLSETDPQDVDTSVESVGVHSRDEIGQVAAAFDDVHREAVRLAAEQALLRGNVNAMFTNLSRRSQGLIQRQLSLISELESREADPDQLSSLFKLDHLATRMRRNGENLLVLAGEEPGRRWTRPVPLVDVLRAAASEVEQYERIELSAVPATEVAGRVVNDLVHLLAELLENATSFSSPQTKVRVTGHALPDGRVLVEIHDTGIGLSPEDLAAINERLAQPPTVDVSVSRRMGLFVVGRLSLRHGIRIQLRPSDSGGTTALVMLPVDVAHGGKQPPSKQGSGQQPGGAPGGLLAGNGAGNGQRPGLGGGPGGPGSKGLGSGPGAQRGQVGAGSGPRAALPARDSGPGRAQGPQNGGQPNNGGRGQDFPAQGQEPQRQGGGLSGAFGNSARLGARGGQGGAHSGPQGGQGDAQGRNDAGQPNLFGHGAPAAPGQNGRTNQFAPQNQQAQQNQQGPGAPQNQQAQQPRQEPGGFQQPGGPGRQLPPPGGPRAELPGGNPQPQRPATTSWGADAPRGHDEHDATGQFARPAEPGQDQGFGAQGDQRNQRQPLDDHQGPGATSEFARPDFSAPQGRPYPQQSPQGQDPASTAQFARPDFGVPLQQNQDQQNPGAYDQGQQPPAPRQRGLDGNDFGAPRPAGETPRRPALPVQPQQPEALPPAGPGDGRTPLYDTLETNWFHGPGQGGQQSAEPQAPAAPEPTGAPVPPLPQRGADDAPVTSSWRASPNDELVRQAERVKKPAAGGVTTSGLPRRVPRANLVPGTAQQQNHQSGPQVSRAPDDVRGRLTNLRRGIQQGRQANNGPSTGSIHLGPTHQQER